The following are from one region of the Prevotella communis genome:
- a CDS encoding translocation/assembly module TamB domain-containing protein, which yields MKSRLKHIAIIAAVTVVAVLALPLLIYVPPIQNWLVQQVAEVASEKTGYDITVEHVDLCFPLDLGVDGVTVVQQGDTIADIHRAVVGIGLMPLLAGDIVVDELELQESRINTLDLISDVQVKGALGRFSLSPSKIQLASNRVKLGDALLSDADITVLLSDTAAVDTTESEPLLWIIDANKLSIINSQFSIHMPGDSMLIALSAEKMQADGSHINLAKERYEVDKFTWQNGTFRFDMPFEPRQEPGLLDYFHIDMSAINWQIDSLLYASPVTRMNVRHAAMKDVCGLVVNELSGAVSLDDKAIHLPGMTLQTPYTNIYARADVDLNVADSVAPGQMDITLDAQMGKQDVAWFYNGIDMSRLPEWPLQLKGDVKGNMQHLALNVQQLLWPTMLEANARGTISNLTDPDHMEADVDLYAKSYDMQPLLATFDVPTKDIRIPHGLSIDGNVQVDGQHYMTSLTAYEGKGTAKLSAFFDARQMAYDAQADVQNVDLKHFLPNYPLSTLNSQLSISGKGTDFMQRSTWMDADVNIAHLGYDKYNMDDIKMQAHLKNGHAMIDLMTCNALVDGTLNMDVSISKEGKRNSILSTLSTQMSHIDLYALGVTPDPLTIGLAGDFEVNSNLNDTHRLSGLIDHIYLRDSMKSYRPEKVGILMNLRPDTTYLRAQSGSLIVKLDASGGYQPLVNQLSVLTDSAVSQFNRRVIDQPTLKALLPTARLYLTSGRDNPMSDFLKSVANTDFQELLIDVNTSPITGINGEAHLFSLNADSTRIDSIYVTLIDKPNHGLTFQSRIANNRRNPQFVFTATIDGLLQEHGASLGVRFYDDKDQLALRLGAKVEMEHNGLRFHLLPSNPTIGYRVFTLNDDNFLFLQNNLRLQAKVSLLADDGTGVRVYSEDQNSTLLQDLTISLNRFDLDKLTAAIPYMPHITGLLDGDYHLMMDEQKQISVASDMQVRNMSYEGCDMGTLSTEFVYMQREDDTHAVEGTLAQNGREVATFSGNYRNKKVTGGNEQIDGTLNLMRAPLDLLNGFIPDQLIGFEGYAEGEMSVEGSLSQPNVNGEVYVDSAFLISQPYGIRLRFDNDPVRIQQSKLLLENFTMYAYNDNPLNIMGNIDFHDLDHMTMDLRMRATNYQLINSRQTAKSIAYGKGYVNFYASMSGPVERLKMRGRLDVLGTTDLTYLLLDSPLSTDNQLDELVKFTDFNDTTQTVVHRPAPGGLDMDLRISIDPGTHVKCGLNADLSNYVDLFGGGDLRMIYSTDELRLTGRYTMTSGQMKYSLPVIPLKTFTIQDGSYVEFTGDAMDPTLNITATEHTNASVGQEGEQTRSVAFNCGVAITGSLNKMGLEFIIEAPEDYSINSELSALSTEQRSKLAVTMLTTGMYLADGNTSGFSMNSALSSFLESEINNITGNALKSVDLSVGLNNSTDATGQTHTDYSFKFAKRFWNNRLKVQIGGKVSSGNDAAQQNGQNQSFFDNVTMEYRLSPTSNQYVKLFYDQNSYDWLEGYTSKYGGGYIWKKKLQRLSELIKPQKTELRPQTSDIRRQASALRPQTSDIKPQRNDSIR from the coding sequence ATGAAATCCCGTCTGAAACATATTGCCATCATCGCCGCGGTAACGGTTGTAGCCGTACTGGCTCTGCCACTGCTGATCTATGTGCCGCCCATCCAGAACTGGCTGGTGCAGCAGGTGGCCGAAGTGGCTTCAGAAAAGACGGGCTACGACATCACCGTGGAGCACGTGGATTTGTGTTTTCCGCTGGACCTGGGCGTTGACGGCGTCACCGTGGTGCAACAAGGTGACACGATAGCCGACATCCACAGGGCGGTGGTAGGCATCGGACTGATGCCCCTGTTGGCCGGTGATATCGTGGTAGATGAACTGGAACTGCAGGAGTCGCGCATCAACACACTCGACCTGATCAGCGACGTACAGGTGAAAGGTGCGCTGGGCCGCTTTTCACTGAGTCCCAGCAAGATACAACTGGCCAGCAATCGCGTCAAACTGGGCGATGCCCTGCTGTCGGATGCCGACATCACCGTATTGCTGAGCGATACCGCCGCCGTTGACACCACCGAGTCGGAGCCCCTGCTCTGGATCATCGACGCGAACAAATTATCCATTATCAATTCTCAATTCTCCATTCATATGCCCGGCGACTCGATGCTGATAGCGCTGAGTGCCGAGAAGATGCAGGCCGACGGCAGTCATATCAACCTGGCAAAGGAGCGTTACGAAGTGGATAAGTTTACCTGGCAGAACGGAACGTTCCGTTTTGACATGCCCTTCGAACCGCGTCAGGAGCCCGGACTGCTGGACTATTTCCACATAGACATGAGCGCCATCAACTGGCAGATAGACTCCCTACTCTACGCCAGTCCGGTGACCAGGATGAACGTACGTCATGCGGCGATGAAGGATGTATGCGGACTGGTGGTCAACGAGCTCAGCGGTGCCGTCAGCCTCGACGACAAAGCCATCCACCTGCCCGGCATGACCCTGCAGACGCCCTACACCAACATCTATGCGAGGGCCGACGTAGACTTAAACGTAGCCGACTCGGTAGCACCCGGACAGATGGACATCACGCTGGATGCACAGATGGGCAAGCAGGACGTGGCATGGTTTTATAACGGCATAGACATGAGCCGTTTGCCCGAATGGCCCCTGCAACTGAAAGGCGACGTAAAGGGCAACATGCAGCACCTGGCGCTGAACGTCCAGCAACTGCTGTGGCCCACGATGCTGGAAGCCAATGCCCGCGGCACCATCAGTAACCTGACGGATCCAGACCACATGGAGGCCGACGTAGACCTGTATGCCAAGAGCTACGACATGCAACCACTGCTGGCCACCTTCGACGTACCCACGAAAGACATCAGGATTCCCCACGGACTGAGCATCGACGGTAATGTGCAGGTGGACGGACAGCACTATATGACCTCGCTGACCGCCTATGAGGGTAAGGGCACGGCCAAACTGAGCGCCTTCTTCGACGCCAGACAGATGGCCTACGACGCGCAGGCCGATGTGCAGAACGTGGACCTGAAGCATTTCCTGCCCAACTATCCACTTTCAACTCTCAACTCTCAACTTTCAATTTCAGGCAAGGGCACCGACTTCATGCAGCGCAGCACCTGGATGGATGCCGACGTGAACATAGCGCACCTGGGCTACGACAAATACAACATGGATGATATCAAGATGCAGGCCCACCTGAAGAACGGGCACGCCATGATAGACCTGATGACCTGTAACGCACTGGTTGACGGCACGCTCAACATGGACGTGAGCATCAGTAAGGAGGGCAAGCGCAACAGCATCCTCTCGACACTGTCTACCCAGATGAGTCATATAGACCTCTATGCCCTGGGCGTCACCCCCGACCCGCTGACCATCGGACTGGCAGGCGACTTCGAGGTGAACAGCAACCTGAACGACACTCACCGCCTGAGCGGACTGATAGACCATATCTACCTGCGCGACTCCATGAAGAGCTACCGGCCGGAGAAAGTGGGCATCCTGATGAACCTGAGACCAGACACCACCTACCTGCGGGCACAGAGTGGTTCGCTGATTGTGAAACTGGATGCCAGCGGTGGCTACCAGCCTCTGGTCAACCAGCTGTCGGTACTGACCGACAGTGCGGTGTCACAGTTCAACCGCCGCGTCATAGATCAGCCCACTTTGAAGGCACTGTTGCCCACGGCACGCCTGTACCTGACCAGCGGGCGCGACAACCCCATGTCGGACTTCCTGAAATCGGTGGCCAACACGGACTTCCAGGAACTGCTGATCGACGTGAACACATCGCCCATCACGGGTATCAACGGCGAAGCCCATCTGTTCAGCCTGAATGCCGACTCCACACGCATAGACTCCATCTACGTGACACTTATAGACAAGCCCAACCACGGACTGACCTTCCAGAGCCGTATAGCCAACAACCGCAGGAATCCGCAGTTTGTCTTCACCGCCACCATCGACGGACTGCTGCAGGAGCACGGTGCCAGTCTGGGCGTACGCTTCTATGACGACAAGGACCAGTTGGCCCTGCGCCTGGGAGCAAAGGTAGAGATGGAGCACAACGGACTGCGCTTCCACCTGTTGCCCAGCAACCCAACTATCGGCTACCGGGTGTTCACGCTCAACGACGATAACTTCCTGTTCCTCCAGAACAACCTCAGGCTGCAGGCCAAGGTGAGTCTGCTGGCCGACGACGGCACGGGTGTGAGGGTCTATTCGGAAGATCAGAACTCTACGCTGCTGCAAGACCTCACCATCAGCTTGAACCGTTTCGACCTGGACAAGCTGACGGCCGCCATCCCCTACATGCCCCATATCACAGGTCTGCTGGACGGTGACTACCACCTGATGATGGACGAGCAGAAACAGATATCCGTGGCCAGCGACATGCAGGTAAGGAACATGAGCTACGAGGGTTGCGACATGGGTACGCTCAGCACGGAGTTTGTGTATATGCAGCGCGAGGACGACACGCACGCCGTAGAGGGCACACTGGCACAGAACGGACGTGAGGTGGCCACCTTCAGCGGTAACTACAGGAACAAGAAGGTGACCGGTGGCAACGAACAAATAGACGGTACGCTGAACCTGATGCGTGCACCGCTCGACCTGCTCAACGGTTTCATACCTGACCAGCTGATTGGCTTCGAGGGCTATGCCGAGGGTGAGATGAGCGTGGAAGGTTCGCTGAGCCAGCCCAACGTCAACGGTGAGGTGTACGTCGACTCGGCCTTCCTCATCAGTCAGCCCTACGGCATCCGCCTGCGCTTCGACAATGACCCCGTACGCATACAGCAGTCGAAGTTGCTGCTGGAGAACTTCACCATGTATGCCTATAACGATAACCCGCTGAATATCATGGGTAACATCGATTTCCACGACTTGGACCACATGACGATGGACCTGCGCATGCGTGCCACCAATTACCAGTTGATCAACTCACGACAGACGGCGAAATCGATAGCCTACGGTAAAGGATACGTGAACTTCTACGCCAGCATGAGCGGACCGGTGGAACGCCTGAAGATGCGCGGACGACTCGACGTGCTGGGCACCACCGACCTGACGTACCTGTTGCTCGACTCACCGCTGTCGACCGACAACCAGTTGGACGAGCTTGTGAAATTCACCGATTTCAACGATACCACACAGACCGTCGTACACCGTCCGGCACCTGGCGGACTGGATATGGACCTGCGTATCAGCATCGACCCAGGCACCCACGTGAAATGCGGCCTGAATGCCGACTTGAGCAACTACGTGGACCTCTTTGGCGGTGGCGACCTGCGCATGATCTACAGTACGGACGAACTGCGGCTCACCGGACGCTATACGATGACCAGCGGACAGATGAAATACTCACTCCCCGTGATACCCCTGAAGACATTCACGATTCAGGACGGCAGTTATGTGGAGTTCACTGGCGACGCGATGGACCCCACCCTGAACATCACGGCAACGGAGCATACCAATGCCAGTGTAGGACAGGAGGGCGAACAGACGCGCAGCGTGGCCTTCAACTGTGGCGTGGCCATCACAGGCTCGCTCAACAAGATGGGACTGGAATTCATCATTGAGGCGCCTGAGGACTACAGCATCAACAGCGAACTGAGTGCGCTGTCAACCGAACAGCGCAGCAAACTGGCTGTCACGATGCTGACCACGGGCATGTATCTGGCCGACGGCAACACCAGTGGTTTCTCCATGAACTCGGCCCTCAGTTCGTTCCTGGAGAGCGAGATCAACAATATCACGGGTAACGCCCTGAAGAGCGTGGACCTGAGCGTCGGACTGAACAACAGTACCGATGCCACCGGACAGACCCATACAGACTATTCGTTCAAGTTCGCCAAGCGTTTCTGGAACAACCGTCTGAAGGTGCAGATAGGCGGTAAGGTGTCATCGGGCAACGATGCCGCCCAGCAGAACGGCCAGAACCAGTCGTTCTTCGACAATGTCACGATGGAGTACCGTCTCAGTCCTACGTCCAACCAGTACGTCAAACTGTTCTACGACCAGAACTCATACGACTGGCTGGAGGGCTATACCAGCAAATACGGCGGCGGCTATATCTGGAAGAAGAAGCTGCAGAGACTGAGCGAGCTCATCAAGCCTCAGAAAACAGAACTCCGCCCTCAGACATCAGACATCAGACGTCAGGCCTCCGCCCTCAGACCTCAGACGTCAGACATCAAACCTCAAAGAAATGACTCGATACGCTAA
- a CDS encoding BamA/TamA family outer membrane protein, whose product MTRYAKLLILLVGMVCLSACSTTKHVPDGDQLFTGLTKIEYKNYVDDDNFIATQEEVEAALATAPNGALFGSSYYRTPFPYGLWIWNYAYGSSGKIKKWLNKSFGKAPVLMSQVNPALRASVAQSVLRKNGYMHGQVTYEEKPQRNPKKMKIGYTVTLDTLFTIDTLSYVNFPPQMQALIDSTQQEAQARKGDPFNVATLDAERSRLSQLFRNNGYYYYQSGYASYLADTFDVRNRAKLRLQLADSLPEQALHPWYVGNIRMQLRESSRQQMTDSIGRRFLKIFYGTGKKHAPISPRVILRDLKLRPRRLFSYADYSESIQKINGTGVFSSVDLQFTPRDRDTLDLTLNCTFDKPWDVYLETNFVNRTIGRMGPELKLGFTRRNAFRGGEKLDVNLHGSYEWQTSSQESNMNTYQYGADASLEFPRILLPFVSDSPRRDKDGRVKRDKNGRVKRPRQFFATPWTIAKVSTDIINRPDYYKMHIVSGEWTYRWQPRESKRHEFSPITLKYQYINTRTAQFNELLNQNPYLMTAMDDYFIPKMRYTFTYQGSAKKHHSPVRWETTIEESGNVTALYDVLIQGNGWNQKEKTLFKNPYSQYVKIETDVTKTWPIDSKSQVVGHINAGWMWCYGNSTEAPFSERFYVGGANSIRAFTVRSIGPGAYPSMGGVGNKQMSYLLQNGDSKLVMNLEYRRQLVGSLYGAIFLDAGNIWSNSDYTLSYGDVDDDDHDFVDKWNQDVSDMKFKPGKFLKHLATGTGLGLRYDMDFLVIRVDWGFGLHLPYDTGKSGYFNIPRFKDMHSLHFAIGYPF is encoded by the coding sequence ATGACTCGATACGCTAAACTCCTGATCCTACTGGTTGGCATGGTATGCCTGTCGGCTTGCTCCACTACGAAGCATGTGCCCGATGGTGACCAGTTGTTTACCGGTCTGACAAAGATAGAATACAAGAACTATGTCGACGATGACAACTTCATCGCCACACAGGAAGAGGTGGAGGCTGCACTGGCCACGGCGCCCAACGGTGCCCTCTTCGGCAGCAGCTACTATCGCACGCCATTCCCCTACGGACTGTGGATATGGAACTATGCCTACGGCTCCAGCGGCAAGATCAAGAAATGGCTCAACAAGTCATTTGGCAAGGCCCCAGTGCTGATGAGTCAGGTGAACCCCGCCCTGCGTGCCTCGGTGGCCCAGTCGGTACTCCGCAAGAACGGCTACATGCACGGTCAGGTGACGTATGAGGAGAAGCCCCAGCGCAATCCGAAGAAGATGAAGATAGGCTATACGGTGACCCTCGACACGCTGTTTACGATTGACACCCTGAGCTACGTGAACTTCCCGCCGCAGATGCAGGCGCTGATAGACTCCACGCAGCAGGAGGCGCAGGCCAGGAAAGGCGACCCGTTCAATGTGGCCACACTGGATGCCGAGCGCTCACGTCTCAGTCAGTTGTTCCGCAACAACGGCTACTACTATTACCAGTCGGGCTACGCCAGTTACCTGGCAGATACCTTCGACGTGCGCAACAGGGCGAAACTGCGTCTGCAGCTGGCCGATTCGCTGCCGGAACAGGCCCTGCATCCCTGGTATGTGGGCAACATCAGGATGCAACTCCGTGAGAGTTCCCGTCAGCAGATGACGGACAGTATCGGCCGTCGCTTCCTGAAGATTTTCTATGGCACAGGCAAGAAACATGCGCCTATCAGTCCGCGTGTCATCCTGCGCGACCTGAAACTGCGTCCGCGCCGACTGTTCAGCTATGCCGACTACTCTGAGTCCATCCAGAAAATCAATGGCACCGGCGTCTTCTCATCCGTCGATTTGCAGTTCACACCGCGCGACCGCGACACGCTCGACCTGACGCTCAACTGCACGTTCGACAAGCCCTGGGACGTGTATCTGGAGACCAACTTCGTGAACCGTACCATCGGTCGCATGGGACCAGAGCTGAAACTGGGTTTCACCCGGCGCAATGCTTTCCGTGGCGGCGAGAAACTGGATGTCAACCTGCACGGTTCGTATGAATGGCAGACCAGTTCGCAGGAGTCCAACATGAACACGTACCAGTATGGTGCCGATGCCTCCCTGGAATTCCCGCGTATCCTGCTGCCCTTTGTCAGTGACTCGCCCAGGCGCGACAAGGACGGAAGGGTGAAGCGCGACAAGAACGGACGCGTCAAGCGGCCACGACAGTTCTTTGCCACTCCCTGGACCATTGCCAAGGTTTCCACCGACATCATCAACCGCCCCGACTATTACAAGATGCACATCGTGAGCGGTGAGTGGACCTATCGCTGGCAACCACGTGAGAGCAAGCGTCATGAGTTCTCGCCCATCACCCTGAAATACCAGTATATCAACACCCGTACGGCACAGTTCAATGAGCTTCTGAACCAGAATCCCTACCTGATGACCGCGATGGATGACTACTTCATACCCAAGATGCGCTACACCTTCACCTATCAGGGTTCGGCCAAGAAGCACCACTCGCCCGTACGCTGGGAGACCACGATAGAGGAGTCGGGCAACGTGACGGCACTCTATGACGTGCTGATACAGGGCAACGGATGGAACCAGAAGGAGAAGACGCTCTTCAAGAACCCCTACTCCCAGTACGTGAAGATTGAGACCGACGTGACCAAGACGTGGCCCATCGACTCGAAGTCGCAGGTGGTAGGCCATATCAACGCAGGTTGGATGTGGTGCTACGGCAACTCTACCGAGGCACCCTTCAGTGAACGCTTCTACGTGGGCGGTGCCAACAGTATCCGCGCCTTTACCGTGCGCAGCATCGGTCCTGGCGCCTATCCGTCGATGGGCGGCGTGGGCAACAAGCAGATGTCGTACCTGTTGCAGAATGGTGACTCCAAACTGGTGATGAACCTGGAGTACCGCCGCCAGCTGGTGGGCAGTCTCTATGGAGCTATCTTCCTGGATGCAGGTAACATCTGGAGCAACAGCGACTATACGCTGAGCTATGGCGACGTGGACGATGACGACCACGATTTCGTGGATAAATGGAACCAGGATGTGTCGGACATGAAGTTCAAGCCCGGCAAGTTCCTCAAGCACCTGGCTACCGGCACGGGCCTGGGACTGCGCTACGACATGGACTTCCTGGTAATCCGTGTGGACTGGGGATTCGGTCTCCACCTGCCCTACGACACGGGCAAGTCGGGCTACTTCAACATCCCCCGTTTCAAGGATATGCACTCCCTGCATTTCGCCATAGGATATCCTTTCTAA
- a CDS encoding nucleotidyltransferase, with protein MKPTLFLLAAGMGSRYGGLKQLDGLGPNGETIMDYSIYDAIQAGFGKIVWVIRKDFEEQFRTQILAKYEGHVPCELCFQALDALPEGFKAPEGRVKPWGTNHAVLMGKDVIKEPFCVINCDDFYGRDAFMQIGKYLSELPERTKNKYAMVGFRVCNTLSENGSVARGVCAYNDKRHLTDVVERTEILRMDGVIKYKDEQGEWQALEENAPVSMNMWGFTPDYFEYSEAYFKEFLSDPKNMENLKAEFFIPLMVNKLINDGTATCEVLDTTSVWFGVTYAADRDATVARIQKLVDEGVYPNKLF; from the coding sequence ATGAAACCAACCCTATTTCTTCTTGCAGCAGGTATGGGAAGCCGTTATGGCGGCCTGAAGCAGCTCGACGGTCTGGGCCCCAACGGCGAGACCATCATGGACTATAGTATCTACGACGCCATCCAGGCTGGATTCGGCAAAATCGTGTGGGTGATCCGTAAGGATTTCGAGGAGCAGTTCCGCACCCAGATTCTGGCCAAATATGAGGGTCACGTACCCTGCGAACTGTGCTTCCAGGCACTCGACGCACTGCCCGAGGGCTTCAAGGCTCCAGAAGGTCGTGTAAAGCCCTGGGGAACCAACCATGCTGTACTGATGGGTAAGGACGTCATCAAGGAGCCTTTCTGCGTGATCAACTGCGACGACTTCTACGGTCGTGATGCCTTCATGCAGATTGGTAAGTACCTGAGCGAACTGCCCGAGAGAACAAAGAACAAGTACGCCATGGTAGGCTTCCGCGTATGCAACACGCTGAGTGAGAACGGCAGTGTGGCCCGCGGTGTATGTGCCTACAACGACAAGCGTCATCTGACTGACGTCGTGGAGCGCACTGAGATACTGCGTATGGACGGCGTTATCAAGTACAAGGACGAGCAGGGCGAATGGCAGGCTCTGGAGGAGAACGCTCCTGTATCAATGAACATGTGGGGCTTCACACCCGACTATTTCGAATACTCAGAAGCTTACTTCAAGGAGTTCCTCAGTGATCCTAAGAACATGGAGAATCTGAAGGCCGAGTTCTTCATCCCCCTCATGGTCAACAAGCTCATCAACGACGGTACGGCTACCTGTGAGGTGCTCGATACCACCAGCGTATGGTTCGGCGTAACCTATGCTGCCGACCGCGATGCTACCGTTGCCCGCATCCAGAAGTTGGTTGACGAGGGTGTTTACCCCAACAAACTGTTTTAA
- a CDS encoding DHH family phosphoesterase → MLDNIITEQACEQLRTLVSHADTIICVCHRSPDGDAIGAVLGWTECLRMLGKEAQMIIPDQYPDFLQWLPNTEKIIRYDKHKEGCDWTIQHADLIFCLDFNSLSRTGEICEALTSTKAKKVLIDHHLDPDVEAALTISVPQASSTCELVFRLAWQLGLFPEATKHFAIPVYCGMMTDTGGFTFNSNDPDIFFIIGQLLTKHINKDKIYRNVYHNYSEDRIRLMGYVLYEKMVYDAARHAAYFTLSRDDLKRFHFIKGDAEGLVNIPQQIKGLKLSISLREDTEKENLIWVSLRSVDDFPCNEVAAQFFNGGGHLNASGGRLECSLEEAVKIAQKAILAFEDKLKS, encoded by the coding sequence ATGCTCGACAACATTATAACAGAACAAGCGTGCGAACAACTCCGCACGCTTGTTTCTCATGCTGACACTATCATCTGTGTATGCCACCGCAGTCCCGACGGCGATGCCATCGGTGCTGTGCTGGGATGGACGGAATGCCTGCGTATGCTGGGAAAAGAAGCCCAGATGATTATTCCCGACCAGTATCCCGACTTCCTGCAGTGGCTGCCCAACACCGAGAAAATTATCCGTTACGACAAGCATAAGGAGGGCTGCGACTGGACCATCCAGCACGCCGACCTCATTTTCTGCCTGGATTTCAATTCACTCAGTCGTACGGGCGAGATATGTGAGGCCCTGACGTCAACCAAGGCAAAGAAGGTGCTCATCGACCACCATCTGGATCCTGATGTCGAGGCTGCGCTCACCATCTCTGTTCCGCAGGCCTCTTCTACCTGCGAACTGGTGTTCCGCCTGGCCTGGCAGCTGGGGCTCTTCCCCGAAGCCACCAAACATTTTGCCATCCCCGTGTATTGCGGCATGATGACAGATACCGGCGGTTTCACCTTCAACAGCAATGATCCTGATATCTTCTTCATCATCGGACAGTTGCTCACGAAACATATCAACAAGGACAAGATTTATCGTAACGTCTATCATAACTATTCCGAAGACCGCATCCGTCTGATGGGCTACGTGCTCTACGAGAAGATGGTGTACGACGCAGCGCGTCATGCAGCCTATTTCACCCTGAGCCGTGACGACCTGAAGCGTTTCCACTTCATCAAGGGCGATGCCGAGGGACTGGTCAACATCCCACAGCAGATCAAAGGCCTGAAGTTGAGCATCTCCCTGCGTGAGGACACTGAGAAAGAGAACCTTATCTGGGTCAGCCTGCGCTCTGTCGACGACTTCCCCTGCAATGAGGTTGCCGCACAGTTCTTCAACGGCGGAGGTCACCTGAATGCCTCTGGCGGCCGTCTGGAGTGCTCGCTCGAGGAAGCTGTCAAGATTGCCCAAAAGGCTATCCTGGCGTTCGAGGACAAATTGAAAAGTTAA
- a CDS encoding DUF4827 domain-containing protein: MRKVFFVMAILGCLVSFTSCNDYETYGEKKDKERAAIRNFIAEQGINVISEADFHAQGDMTDTAKNEYVYLNNDGVYMQIVHKGYGTPVQNNERVTLLMRFFEMCIMDSTQVYNDTDPYDPDYMVVQRTGTSYSAYFLSGSLMYSTYGTSSVAAGLLSPLPYINVGREDDETGHIAQVKLIVPHSKGHTTASSYVYPYYYEISYQRTY; encoded by the coding sequence ATGAGAAAAGTATTCTTCGTTATGGCTATTCTTGGCTGTCTCGTCAGTTTCACGTCATGCAACGACTACGAGACCTACGGTGAGAAAAAGGACAAGGAGCGCGCAGCTATCAGGAACTTCATTGCCGAACAGGGCATCAATGTGATCTCTGAGGCCGACTTCCACGCCCAGGGTGACATGACCGATACCGCCAAGAACGAGTATGTCTATCTGAACAACGACGGTGTTTACATGCAGATTGTACATAAGGGATACGGTACACCTGTGCAGAACAATGAACGTGTGACGCTCCTGATGCGTTTCTTTGAGATGTGCATCATGGACTCCACACAGGTCTATAACGATACCGACCCCTACGATCCCGACTATATGGTGGTACAGCGCACCGGTACATCCTACTCTGCCTACTTCCTTTCAGGCAGTCTGATGTATTCTACCTACGGCACGTCATCCGTAGCCGCTGGTCTGCTGTCACCGCTGCCCTATATCAATGTAGGCCGCGAGGACGATGAGACAGGACATATTGCCCAGGTCAAGCTGATTGTGCCCCACTCCAAGGGTCACACCACAGCGTCCAGCTATGTCTATCCCTATTATTACGAAATAAGTTATCAACGAACATACTAA
- the glmM gene encoding phosphoglucosamine mutase, translating to MTLIKSISGIRGTIGGHTGDTLNPLDIVKFTTAYATFINGKKIVVGRDGRISGPMVRDVVCGTLVGMGYEVIDIGLATTPTTELAVRWHKADGGIIITASHNPTQWNALKLLNSEGEFLTAADGAEVLAIAEKEDFDYAPVEKLGRVIKDDTMNQQHIQSVLDLRLVDVEAIKARKFRVCADTINSVGGIILPDLFKALGVDFEILNSECTGQFAHNPEPLEKNLQGIMDKMKQGGFDLGIVVDPDVDRLAFICEDGKMFGEEYTLVSVADYVLSHDKGNTVSNLSSTRALRDVTEKHGGKYTAAAVGEVNVTTKMKEVGAVIGGEGNGGVIYPESHYGRDALVGIGLFLSSLAQKGMKASELRKTFPDYQIAKNRIDLTPETDVDAILVKVKEMFAADSEAVVNDIDGVKIDFPTKWVHLRKSNTEPIIRVYSEAQTMEEADALGKRLMQVVYDMQ from the coding sequence ATGACACTTATCAAATCTATCTCAGGTATCCGCGGTACTATCGGCGGACATACGGGTGACACGCTCAACCCCCTGGACATCGTGAAATTCACAACGGCATACGCCACGTTTATCAACGGAAAGAAAATCGTTGTAGGCCGTGATGGCCGCATCTCTGGTCCCATGGTACGCGACGTTGTCTGTGGCACGCTTGTCGGCATGGGCTACGAAGTGATTGATATTGGTCTGGCTACCACACCAACCACCGAGTTGGCAGTACGCTGGCACAAGGCCGACGGTGGTATCATCATCACCGCCTCTCACAACCCCACACAGTGGAACGCGCTGAAGTTGCTCAACAGCGAGGGTGAGTTCCTGACTGCAGCCGACGGTGCTGAGGTACTGGCTATTGCCGAGAAGGAAGACTTCGACTACGCTCCGGTGGAGAAACTGGGTCGTGTTATCAAGGACGACACCATGAACCAGCAGCATATCCAGTCGGTGCTCGACCTCCGTCTGGTTGACGTCGAGGCTATCAAGGCCCGTAAGTTCCGTGTCTGCGCCGACACCATCAATTCTGTAGGTGGCATCATCCTGCCCGACCTGTTCAAGGCACTTGGTGTAGACTTCGAGATCCTGAATAGCGAATGCACCGGTCAGTTCGCCCATAACCCAGAGCCCCTGGAGAAGAACCTGCAGGGTATCATGGACAAGATGAAGCAGGGCGGTTTCGACCTCGGTATCGTGGTTGACCCCGACGTGGACCGTCTGGCATTCATCTGCGAAGACGGCAAGATGTTTGGCGAGGAATACACCCTGGTATCTGTAGCCGATTATGTATTGTCACACGACAAGGGCAACACCGTCAGCAACCTCTCTTCTACCCGTGCACTGCGCGACGTCACAGAGAAGCACGGCGGCAAGTACACCGCTGCAGCTGTGGGCGAGGTCAATGTCACTACGAAGATGAAGGAAGTAGGTGCCGTGATTGGTGGTGAAGGTAATGGCGGTGTCATCTATCCTGAGAGCCACTACGGCCGTGATGCCCTCGTAGGTATCGGTCTGTTCCTGAGCAGTCTGGCCCAGAAGGGTATGAAGGCCAGCGAACTGCGTAAGACGTTCCCCGACTATCAGATTGCCAAGAACCGTATCGACCTCACACCCGAGACCGATGTCGACGCCATCCTCGTGAAAGTGAAGGAGATGTTTGCTGCCGATTCAGAGGCTGTGGTCAATGATATCGACGGTGTGAAGATCGATTTCCCCACCAAGTGGGTTCACCTGCGCAAGTCAAACACCGAGCCCATCATCCGCGTCTATAGCGAGGCTCAGACCATGGAGGAGGCCGACGCCCTGGGCAAGCGCCTCATGCAGGTGGTCTACGACATGCAGTAA